A genomic segment from Micropterus dolomieu isolate WLL.071019.BEF.003 ecotype Adirondacks linkage group LG03, ASM2129224v1, whole genome shotgun sequence encodes:
- the si:dkeyp-69b9.3 gene encoding myocardin yields MTLLASEKSLLIRNKFRSVLQLRIQNRRQSEINADPGLKPTCPPQKAEKDQSEALRLTEDGAAQKLPPSGLKTETAQERTVCGAHRQKKARQVQDLTERIHQCPPGPEEQQHEHTLSLENRPNSFPLSADVFEDDISSCSPSSPTEQHGVHQSPAFSSLPGLSGDQLLSDFSAVGPGLNHSPSHAQSGLALLPATEGIRQPMSVTLGEPNSMSTTGRPNGIYLTSQSTPLLPKTAQVPSPTCSSSLPTSLNLNHLPRPRKPRDTKPKMRKLKYHQYIPPDQRGGPGTGGGGAKQKSPTPTQYLDPAYSHLLKQQQVFLQLQILQNQQQQQQQQQQQQQQQQQKQQQQQLTVVPRGDHNDLVKTSGAMPLNPQPVPATTYHTPMDTNPASQPELLPANLVDLTVSELRKQLRKRGLPVSGTKPALLQRLRPFQLPHSCLTPTPLCQLGTSLEPLTPCTPLPLSQSPGSSSSSGLDSPSRSPNQQMYIPDRGIPNGILSDTSNGILNTVPNSSSNAVSVSSAGEQCGLTNAVFLTPASTASGTPSPSLPMSSFSPLQCETPWRTENKQQQQQQQELNVELEMRERLRSRPRGRSTNTGNESCGGSLHPFLQQDPGYSVDKPETDTQTEVLFTQVFCCQPCDVIGQDFELPVQITASPVQTLPSVRSLEDELQEAIQKAQMDPRQSIDDILDEPMTCVASVNVCDHKSPPHSVPGPSPPPPPPQADQIQASQQYSKDDNFLPSPLCSSLLLELPPSPAVINPSQVMPAPPPPPICTSPLPSTGKSRKRRAPKLFDAADWLETLTSGLRPLTPPTAPFVESDFSLETDLNVSRVLDLMIEQW; encoded by the exons ATGACACTGCTGGCCTCCGAGAAGTCGCTTCTCATCCGGAACAAGTTCCGCTCAG TCCTGCAGTTGAGGATTCAGAACCGAAGGCAGAGTGAAATCAATGCAGACCCTG GGTTGAAACCTACTTGCCCCCCTCAAAAAGCAGAGAAAGACCAGAGTGAAGCTCTG CGTCTAACTGAAGATGGTGCCGCTCAGAAGTTGCCCCCTAGTGGTCTGAAAACTGAAACTGCACAAG AGAGGACTGTGTGTGGGGCCCACAGGCAGAAGAAGGCTCGCCAGGTGCAGGACCTCACTGAGAGGATCCACCAATGTCCGCCTGGACCTGAGGAGCAACAGCATGAACACACTCTGTCCCTGGAGAACC GTCCTAACTCTTTCCCTCTGTCAGCTGATGTCTTCGAAGATGACATCTCCTCCTGCTCCCCCTCCTCGCCCACTGAGCAACACGGCGTTCACCAATCACCAGCATTTTCTTCTTTGCCAGGGCTCTCAGGTGACCAATTATTGAGTGACTTCTCAGCTGTGGGCCCGGGCCTTAACCACAGCCCAAGTCATGCTCAG TCTGGTTTGGCGTTGCTCCCGGCAACCGAGGGCATCAGACAACCGATGAGTGTAACACTGGGTGAACCAAACTCCATGTCAACAACTGGGAGACCAAATGGAATATATCTGACCTCTCAGTCCACACCCCTGCTGCCAAAG ACAGCTCAGGTTCCCAGCCCCACCTGCTCGTCTTCCCTGCCCACCTCCCTCAACTTAAACCATCTCCCCCGTCCACGGAAACCGCGGGACACCAAACCCAAAATGAGGAAACTCAAGTATCACCAGTACATTCCTCCAGACCAGAGGGGAGGGCCTGGGACTGGAG gtGGAGGAGCCAAACAGAAGAGCCCTACTCCTACCCAGTATTTAGACCCTGCCTATTCCCATCtcttgaagcagcagcaggtctTCCTCCAGCTGCAAATCCTCcagaaccagcagcagcagcagcagcaacaacaacaacaacaacaacaacaacaacaaaaacaacaacaacaacagctcaCTGTTGTGCCAAG GGGAGATCACAATGATCTTGTGAAGACTTCTGGAGCCATGCCCCTGAATCCCCAACCTGTTCCTGCCACAACATACCACACCCCTATGGACACAAACCCTGCGTCCCAGCCTGAGCTTCTCCCTGCTAATCTTGTTGATCTAACA GTGTCAGAGTTGCGGAAGCAGCTGAGGAAGCGTGGCCTCCCTGTCTCCGGGACCAAGCCCGCTCTTTTGCAGCGTCTCCGCCCCTTCCAGCTTCCCCACTCTTGCCTCACCCCTACTCCCCTCTGCCAGCTGGGTACCAGCTTGGAGCCCCTCACCCCCTGCACCCCGCTGCCACTGAGCCAGAGCCCCGGCTCAAGCTCCAGCTCAGGTCTAGACTCGCCCAGCAGGAGCCCGAACCAACAGATGTACATCCCGGACAGGGGAATTCCTAATGGGATTCTCAGTGACACTTCAAATGGAATTCTGAATACTGTGCCGAATAGTTCCTCGAATGCTGTGTCAGTCAGTTCGGCAGGTGAACAGTGTGGTCTTACCAACGCTGTTTTCCTGACTCCTGCAAGCACTGCCTCAGGAACTCCAAGTCCCAGTCTACCCATGTCGTCCTTCTCACCCCTGCAGTGTGAGACTCCCTGGAGAACTGAGaacaagcagcagcaacaacagcaacaggaGTTGAATGTGGAGCTGGAGATGAGGGAGCGGTTAAGGAGCAGGCCTAGGGGCCGCTCCACCAACACTGGCAATGAG TCTTGTGGAGGATCCCTTCATCCGTTCCTGCAACAGGATCCTGGATACTCTGTAGACAAGCCAGAAacggacacacagacagaggtgTTGTTtacacag GTGTTTTGCTGCCAACCGTGTGATGTGATTGGCCAGGATTTTGAGCTGCCAGTGCAGATTACAGCGAGTCCTGTTCAGACCTTGCCCAGTGTTCGCAGCTTGGAGGATGAACTGCAGGAGGCTATACAGAAAGCACAG ATGGACCCTCGGCAGTCCATAGATGACATTCTGGATGAGCCTATGACTTGTGTTG CCTCTGTCAATGTCTGTGATCATAAATCCCCTCCCCACTCAGTCCCCGGCCCgtcacctcctcctccgcctcctcaaGCCGATCAGATACAGGCCTCTCAGCAGTACAGTAAGGATGACAACTTCTTGCCATCACctctttgctcctctctcttgcTGGAGCTCCCTCCATCTCCTGCTGTAATAAACCCCAGCCAGGTGATGCCAgcccctcctccaccccccaTCTGTACCTCCCCTCTGCCGTCCACTGGGAAGTCACGGAAACGACGGGCTCCGAAACTGTTTGATGCTGCTGACTGGCTTGAAACGCTTACGTCTGGCCTCCGCCCTCTTACTCCACCAACAGCTCCTTTTGTTGAATCAGACTTCAGTCTGGAAACAGATCTTAATGTTAGTCGAGTGTTGGATCTAATGATAGAGCAGTGGTGA